The Halorussus caseinilyticus genome contains a region encoding:
- a CDS encoding metallophosphoesterase, which yields MGSVEVLCVADVHIGRRPSQLPARFDAADFSPRMIWTDIAQTAVDHDVNAVVVAGDLVDRENKYAEAYGAVESVATTLEEAGIPLLCVAGNHDYDVVPDLADAIDGVRLLGRNGEWERETLVGEGGEARLQIDGWSFPSRYYPESPLDEYDLDRDSVPQLGVVHADLNGREDRYAPVDVDALATSGHAAWVLGHLHSSGVRHESPLVVYPGSLQPLDSSETEGHGAWLLTVDSEGAVDTRPLFSATLQYEDIVVSTGPDQGFHDVIDATHDGLRETVTESDSEAELLAAELTLEGRTAAHTDLLDRRAEFEQIELTEAGTAVRVINVSIDTTPAVDLTERAGEDDPVGYLAGLLLALDGDEPLDPYQNVIEAAHASARETHESNAYRELRSHDETYDRPTEDESKAVLRRQARSLLTLSLTSKGCQRMSEPAMTEVDESEAERSDEDDRGTPVVVESVMLKRAPGFEAGGFTVDGFSPGVNVVYGENAAGKTTLSEAIRWSLWPDEAPTSAEISTQLSHDGDQRRVELRGGMSENFVDGAAADPIPVPSLHGGRRYSLSLHELLQEETDDGEFATVIQRESTGGFDIDAVRESFDLEEGASPSTRNLSATQEAKKAIQRVEDLRQETPDLEEEQEELSRTEERLADAESARERVELLETAIEHAEARADYEEKVEELEEFPQELGAFNGKELDRLDRLDEQIRTQKGRERDTAETYREASQALAATELPEDGITDDDLESLRQYQNQLDDAEDDRDRLKRELSGAEEKRQKIRGSLPLDLDEETLRSVETDDLDELRSFVEKVTEVEGKKQIEAAIKEWLEGESDRVPDRSTLEDGRGALENWLTAPPERATDEEENRGMVWAAVAAGVLAAIAGVFLAFTSNPLGLLLTLLGLGIAAYAVLVSGGEEDATKNPRATHAETFRQTGLKEPAAWEADSVRERLSEIRERLGEVELDTQEARKREELLARYDVDELEDELEIARKQLRARFDTEVDDDIDLAVVVERVERWQAADEEVCRKQAVLSEAEDQIAENRENFLATVAPYTTETYDYEVETAADAAGVIESLEKRRRDFENAKQKLAEVRGTVTEARSELDRLTSEREALFADRGLDPGNRDRLEKLCGQLSDYEAAVEAKNKAKTTLENRREDLRDHSRHDEEIEERNKEYLQNELREKRETAAEYDRLLQEKTELENEIESAKTSTEIADAVQQRDQALAELESELERDVAEAVTDSLLEFVEAETVTSNQEPVFRRADELASRHRRAVRTQTRRWDVQSLRYRGGPAC from the coding sequence ATGGGATCAGTAGAGGTTCTTTGTGTAGCAGACGTCCATATCGGACGCCGCCCGAGTCAACTTCCGGCAAGGTTCGATGCAGCCGATTTCTCTCCCCGGATGATCTGGACCGATATCGCTCAAACAGCTGTGGATCACGATGTTAACGCCGTTGTCGTGGCCGGTGACCTCGTTGACCGGGAGAACAAGTACGCTGAAGCGTACGGAGCCGTCGAGTCGGTAGCTACGACCCTTGAGGAAGCTGGTATTCCGCTTCTATGTGTGGCTGGGAATCACGATTACGACGTTGTTCCGGACTTGGCGGACGCTATCGACGGTGTCCGGTTGCTTGGTCGTAATGGGGAGTGGGAGCGGGAAACCCTCGTCGGGGAGGGCGGTGAGGCTCGGCTCCAGATCGACGGCTGGTCGTTCCCGAGTCGGTACTATCCCGAGAGTCCGTTAGACGAGTACGACCTTGACCGTGACAGCGTGCCGCAACTCGGTGTCGTCCACGCTGACCTGAATGGACGCGAAGATCGGTATGCGCCAGTTGACGTGGATGCGTTAGCGACGAGCGGACATGCGGCGTGGGTTTTGGGACACCTCCACAGCTCGGGAGTCCGCCATGAGAGCCCTCTCGTTGTCTATCCGGGGTCGCTTCAGCCGCTTGATTCGAGCGAGACAGAGGGTCACGGTGCGTGGCTCCTCACGGTTGACTCGGAAGGGGCAGTGGATACGCGTCCGCTCTTCTCGGCGACACTTCAGTATGAGGACATCGTCGTCTCGACTGGCCCTGATCAGGGATTTCACGATGTAATTGATGCGACGCACGATGGGCTACGCGAGACCGTCACGGAGAGCGACTCCGAGGCGGAGCTTCTCGCGGCCGAGCTAACACTTGAAGGGCGGACGGCAGCCCATACTGATCTGCTCGACCGCCGAGCGGAATTTGAGCAGATCGAACTCACCGAAGCGGGAACGGCAGTACGGGTTATTAACGTGTCTATCGACACGACGCCAGCGGTTGACCTTACCGAACGGGCCGGTGAAGACGACCCTGTCGGCTATCTTGCTGGACTCTTACTGGCGCTCGACGGAGACGAACCGCTGGACCCGTATCAGAACGTGATCGAAGCGGCGCACGCGAGCGCACGGGAGACGCACGAGTCGAATGCCTACAGGGAACTTCGCTCCCACGACGAAACGTATGATCGACCGACGGAAGACGAATCGAAGGCCGTGTTGCGCCGACAGGCGCGGTCGCTTCTGACACTTTCCTTGACCAGCAAGGGGTGCCAGCGGATGAGTGAACCAGCGATGACCGAGGTGGACGAGAGCGAGGCAGAACGCAGTGATGAAGATGACCGGGGAACCCCGGTCGTCGTCGAATCGGTCATGCTCAAGCGTGCTCCAGGGTTCGAAGCCGGTGGATTCACCGTTGACGGCTTCTCACCCGGTGTTAATGTAGTCTACGGAGAGAATGCGGCCGGGAAGACAACGCTGTCGGAGGCGATTCGCTGGTCGCTGTGGCCCGACGAGGCCCCGACATCAGCAGAGATCAGTACGCAATTATCCCATGACGGGGATCAGCGGAGAGTCGAACTCCGCGGTGGCATGTCTGAAAATTTCGTAGACGGTGCCGCCGCCGACCCGATCCCGGTCCCATCGCTGCACGGAGGTCGTCGGTATTCGTTGTCTCTGCACGAGCTACTACAGGAGGAGACGGATGACGGCGAGTTCGCTACCGTCATCCAGCGCGAATCGACCGGAGGTTTCGACATCGACGCCGTCCGTGAAAGCTTCGATCTCGAAGAGGGAGCGAGCCCCTCTACTCGAAACCTCAGTGCCACACAGGAGGCAAAAAAGGCGATCCAGCGGGTAGAGGATTTGAGGCAGGAGACACCGGACCTCGAAGAGGAACAGGAGGAACTCTCCCGGACCGAAGAGCGGCTTGCAGACGCCGAATCGGCCCGAGAGCGAGTTGAACTCCTCGAAACAGCAATTGAGCACGCGGAGGCGAGAGCGGACTACGAAGAGAAGGTGGAAGAACTGGAAGAGTTCCCGCAAGAGCTAGGGGCGTTCAATGGAAAGGAACTAGACCGACTTGACCGTCTGGACGAGCAGATACGAACGCAAAAGGGTCGTGAACGAGATACGGCGGAGACGTACCGGGAGGCCTCTCAGGCGCTGGCGGCCACGGAACTCCCCGAGGACGGGATTACCGATGACGATCTGGAGAGTCTCCGGCAGTATCAGAACCAACTTGACGATGCCGAAGACGACCGTGACCGGCTGAAGCGCGAGCTATCCGGTGCGGAGGAAAAACGTCAAAAGATCAGGGGCAGCCTTCCGCTTGACCTCGACGAGGAGACGCTCCGAAGTGTAGAAACGGATGACCTCGACGAATTACGGTCCTTCGTCGAGAAGGTGACCGAAGTAGAAGGAAAGAAGCAAATCGAAGCCGCGATCAAAGAGTGGCTCGAAGGCGAGTCAGACCGAGTTCCGGATCGTTCGACTCTTGAGGACGGTCGGGGTGCGCTTGAGAACTGGTTGACGGCTCCACCGGAACGTGCTACTGATGAGGAAGAGAATCGGGGAATGGTCTGGGCGGCTGTTGCGGCGGGTGTACTCGCGGCCATCGCGGGTGTCTTCCTCGCGTTCACCTCCAATCCACTCGGACTGCTACTGACATTGCTCGGTCTCGGGATAGCTGCATACGCAGTCCTTGTTTCAGGAGGAGAGGAAGACGCCACGAAGAATCCCCGAGCGACCCACGCAGAAACGTTCCGGCAGACCGGCCTCAAGGAGCCGGCGGCGTGGGAAGCCGACTCGGTCAGGGAACGGCTCTCTGAGATCCGTGAGAGACTCGGGGAAGTGGAACTCGACACACAGGAGGCACGGAAACGGGAGGAACTCCTTGCCCGGTACGATGTCGACGAACTCGAAGATGAACTGGAAATCGCCCGGAAACAGCTCCGGGCGCGCTTCGATACCGAAGTCGATGATGACATCGACCTAGCGGTGGTAGTTGAGCGGGTTGAGCGTTGGCAGGCGGCTGACGAGGAAGTCTGTAGGAAACAGGCGGTACTGTCGGAAGCCGAGGACCAAATCGCGGAGAACCGCGAGAATTTCCTCGCAACCGTTGCGCCGTACACGACCGAGACGTACGACTACGAGGTTGAAACTGCCGCTGACGCGGCCGGCGTGATTGAGAGCCTGGAGAAGCGTCGGCGGGACTTCGAGAACGCAAAGCAAAAGCTGGCAGAGGTGCGGGGGACTGTTACCGAGGCTCGAAGCGAACTCGACCGACTTACTTCCGAGCGGGAGGCGCTGTTCGCGGACCGTGGACTAGATCCGGGCAACCGAGACCGCTTGGAGAAGTTGTGTGGACAGCTATCGGACTACGAGGCCGCCGTTGAGGCGAAGAACAAGGCGAAGACCACGCTTGAGAATCGCCGTGAGGACCTCCGGGATCACTCTAGACACGACGAAGAGATTGAAGAGAGAAATAAGGAGTATCTCCAGAACGAATTAAGAGAGAAGCGGGAGACGGCAGCCGAGTACGACCGTCTGCTACAGGAAAAGACGGAGTTGGAAAACGAGATCGAGAGCGCGAAGACGTCGACGGAAATCGCTGACGCAGTCCAGCAGCGGGACCAGGCACTGGCTGAACTCGAATCAGAGCTTGAGAGAGACGTAGCAGAGGCAGTCACGGACTCGCTTCTTGAGTTCGTGGAGGCGGAGACAGTAACTAGTAACCAGGAGCCAGTATTCCGCCGGGCGGACGAGCTTGCGTCGCGTCACCGACGGGCAGTTCGAACTCAGACTCGAAGATGGGACGTTCAGAGCTTACGATACCGGGGAGGACCGGCGTGTTGA
- a CDS encoding type II toxin-antitoxin system VapC family toxin, translating to MVQGATPLFIDTGAFFAWAYEQAERHDRARDVFDAIAAGDLPYRPLYTSRSVLSELTTLILRKVGHAEAVETLETIRGSESFNILPVDKPAFNAACDEFAQYDDHQISFVDHTSSVLAGSRDINHIFAFDSDFRTLGFTLVPEDAGRL from the coding sequence ATGGTACAGGGTGCAACCCCGTTGTTCATCGATACAGGCGCGTTCTTCGCGTGGGCCTACGAACAGGCCGAACGTCACGACCGCGCTCGGGATGTGTTCGATGCGATTGCCGCTGGCGATCTTCCATACCGTCCGCTCTACACGAGCCGGTCAGTTCTCTCAGAGCTCACGACGTTGATACTGCGGAAGGTCGGGCACGCTGAAGCCGTGGAAACACTTGAGACCATCCGAGGGTCCGAGAGCTTCAACATCCTCCCCGTGGACAAACCTGCATTCAATGCCGCCTGTGATGAGTTCGCCCAGTACGACGACCACCAAATCTCGTTCGTCGACCACACCAGTAGTGTCCTTGCTGGAAGCCGTGATATCAACCATATCTTCGCGTTCGATAGTGACTTTCGGACACTCGGATTCACACTCGTCCCCGAGGACGCCGGACGGCTATGA
- a CDS encoding HTH domain-containing protein, whose product MSQDRERNDHGQYVGTISLEDVLEAIRQTDSPVATAKELGELLDCSSEAARQKLITLHEQGRVERRTVGANAVVWWLTDTEDTTAEINPDDPFWDAEAHAGDEDEPVGEDDIDDILYGEVES is encoded by the coding sequence ATGAGTCAGGATCGCGAGCGGAACGACCACGGCCAATATGTCGGGACAATCTCTCTCGAGGATGTCCTCGAAGCCATCCGCCAAACCGACAGCCCCGTCGCCACCGCGAAAGAACTCGGCGAACTCCTTGACTGTAGTTCTGAAGCCGCCCGCCAGAAACTGATCACGCTCCACGAACAAGGCCGAGTCGAACGCCGCACCGTCGGCGCAAACGCCGTCGTCTGGTGGCTCACCGACACCGAAGACACCACAGCCGAAATCAATCCAGACGACCCGTTCTGGGATGCCGAGGCGCACGCCGGTGATGAGGACGAACCCGTCGGCGAGGACGATATCGATGATATCCTCTACGGTGAGGTTGAGTCGTAA
- a CDS encoding PQQ-binding-like beta-propeller repeat protein: protein MTVSPVVSNGILYFGYSREATSDEQGGVWLEALDAATGESLWTTELWRSDEFHYFYLSDSLVLNDNQLFVQTKPGLKAIGTDGNEQWTFDNLYEGQQTPDTIPPIVTDDIVVTGTYSTSVEETEQPETVFGLDPDDGTERWRVTFPDSAGMWQLAAADGTVYVPMVDSERLIALDILNGEERWRWEAPVAGTPTIVDDTLLVPLREHDNQQSIAAVDLPTKTVRWRKSVGVR, encoded by the coding sequence GTGACGGTCTCACCTGTCGTTAGCAATGGAATCCTCTATTTCGGGTACTCTCGTGAGGCGACAAGCGACGAACAGGGTGGAGTGTGGCTAGAAGCGCTCGACGCCGCAACCGGCGAATCGCTCTGGACGACGGAACTCTGGCGAAGTGACGAGTTCCACTACTTCTATCTCTCTGATTCGCTCGTCCTCAACGACAACCAGCTGTTCGTCCAGACGAAACCTGGATTGAAAGCGATCGGGACAGACGGCAATGAGCAATGGACGTTCGATAATCTCTATGAAGGGCAACAGACACCCGATACTATCCCACCGATTGTGACGGACGACATTGTCGTGACGGGAACGTACAGTACGTCCGTTGAGGAGACGGAGCAACCAGAAACAGTATTCGGACTTGACCCAGACGATGGTACTGAACGGTGGCGAGTCACATTCCCCGACTCCGCCGGAATGTGGCAGTTAGCGGCGGCGGACGGTACCGTTTACGTCCCGATGGTCGACTCCGAGCGTCTCATCGCCCTTGACATCCTGAATGGTGAGGAGCGATGGCGATGGGAAGCGCCGGTCGCCGGAACACCAACAATCGTTGACGACACGCTCTTAGTGCCCCTTCGTGAGCACGATAACCAGCAGTCTATCGCTGCGGTCGATCTGCCGACGAAAACGGTTCGCTGGCGGAAATCCGTCGGTGTTCGATGA
- a CDS encoding ParA family protein: MLKGGFGKSIFANTLGGVLGDVRGHDVLVADLDPAGHLSTGLGYYTREDEDALDLGDVLLEDASPEDIIKQPGYGFDFIPSVNLETVTEDLSRDSVMASDMRLKQDLVDPLLGDEYEYILFDIPGSRNKLVNNAVVAAPNAILPLKPVPEALNGMRETATKLVGEIRQHIDFEILAVVPNDLRARIDQQTKDRRLLEAMNTQEQFAAYLLAGRDGVDPDTGTLPEGVDVAEVLDNHIPPFARVTADEWAAIDADEMDPPKIPIRHSAAFGDAYEERKPVTAYDPECTQIQHFEALAEIIEQGGI; this comes from the coding sequence ATGCTCAAAGGCGGCTTCGGAAAGAGCATCTTCGCAAACACCCTCGGCGGCGTCCTCGGTGACGTGCGAGGCCACGACGTACTCGTCGCCGACCTCGACCCGGCCGGACACCTTTCGACCGGCCTCGGGTACTACACGCGCGAAGACGAGGACGCCCTCGACCTTGGCGATGTCCTCCTTGAGGATGCCAGTCCCGAAGACATCATCAAGCAACCCGGCTACGGGTTTGACTTCATCCCAAGCGTGAATCTCGAAACAGTGACCGAGGACCTCTCCCGCGATAGTGTGATGGCGAGCGACATGCGACTCAAGCAGGATCTCGTCGACCCACTCCTCGGTGACGAATATGAGTATATCCTGTTCGACATCCCGGGGAGTCGGAACAAGCTGGTGAACAATGCGGTCGTCGCAGCGCCGAACGCCATCCTGCCGTTGAAGCCCGTCCCCGAGGCCCTGAATGGAATGCGGGAGACTGCAACGAAGCTAGTTGGTGAGATCCGCCAGCACATCGACTTCGAGATTCTGGCGGTCGTGCCCAACGACCTTCGGGCGCGTATCGACCAGCAGACGAAAGACCGCCGACTCCTCGAAGCGATGAACACCCAAGAGCAGTTCGCTGCCTACCTGCTCGCTGGCCGTGACGGAGTCGACCCTGATACTGGCACGCTCCCCGAGGGCGTGGACGTTGCGGAGGTTCTCGACAATCACATTCCGCCGTTCGCGCGAGTCACCGCAGATGAATGGGCCGCAATCGATGCAGACGAGATGGATCCGCCGAAGATACCGATTCGGCACTCCGCCGCATTCGGTGATGCCTACGAGGAGCGCAAGCCTGTGACTGCCTACGACCCCGAGTGTACCCAGATTCAGCACTTCGAGGCACTGGCGGAGATCATCGAGCAGGGGGGAATCTAG